Proteins encoded in a region of the Heterodontus francisci isolate sHetFra1 chromosome 19, sHetFra1.hap1, whole genome shotgun sequence genome:
- the LOC137380061 gene encoding protein FAM3C-like isoform X2, whose amino-acid sequence MRITVLVRGVVVLFITGLTFFLASKIMDSSENLNDVKYSQDSKVKKPVCGMETPCPADQFSFRIISGAANVVGPTICFNNKILMSGILNNIGKGLNIAVVNASSGNLLRSDFFDMWTGNVKLLLDFLNLVKPGNIVFLASFDDPATKMTDEARTLFSELGSSLVHNVQFRDNWVFVGAKPIKEKSPFEQSRHWLKPHHISPFQ is encoded by the exons ATGAGGATCACAG TTTTGGTACGTGGTGTAGTGGTGCTGTTCATCACTGGCCTGACGTTTTTCCTTGCAAGTAAAATCATGGATTCTTCAGAAAACCTGAATGATGTGAAATACTCCCAAG ATTCAAAAGTTAAGAAGCCCGTCTGTGGAATGGAAACACCTTGTCCTGCGGACCAGTTTTCATTTAGAATCATAAGCGGGGCAGCTAATGTTGTCGGACCCACCATTTGTTTTAATAATAAAAT ACTCATGAGTGGAATATTGAATAACATTGGAAAAGGATTAAACATTGCTGTGGTCAATG CTTCATCTGGCAATCTATTAAGGAGTGACTTTTTTGACATGTGGACTGGAA ATGTTAAGCTGCTGTTGGATTTCTTGAATCTGGTAAAACCTGGCAATATTGTTTTTCTTGCTTCTTTCGATGATCCAGCAACAAA GATGACTGATGAAGCAAGAACTCTTTTTAGTGAGCTTGGAAGCTCTTTAGTTCATAATGTGCAGTTTCGGGACAACTGGGTTTTTGTTGGAGCAAAACCAATTAAGGAGAAAAGTCCATTTGAACAG
- the LOC137380061 gene encoding protein FAM3C-like isoform X3, whose translation MRITVLVRGVVVLFITGLTFFLASKIMDSSENLNDVKYSQDSKVKKPVCGMETPCPADQFSFRIISGAANVVGPTICFNNKILMSGILNNIGKGLNIAVVNASSGNLLRSDFFDMWTGNVKLLLDFLNLVKPGNIVFLASFDDPATKMTDEARTLFSELGSSLVHNVQFRDNWVFVGAKPIKEKSPFEQVITWNI comes from the exons ATGAGGATCACAG TTTTGGTACGTGGTGTAGTGGTGCTGTTCATCACTGGCCTGACGTTTTTCCTTGCAAGTAAAATCATGGATTCTTCAGAAAACCTGAATGATGTGAAATACTCCCAAG ATTCAAAAGTTAAGAAGCCCGTCTGTGGAATGGAAACACCTTGTCCTGCGGACCAGTTTTCATTTAGAATCATAAGCGGGGCAGCTAATGTTGTCGGACCCACCATTTGTTTTAATAATAAAAT ACTCATGAGTGGAATATTGAATAACATTGGAAAAGGATTAAACATTGCTGTGGTCAATG CTTCATCTGGCAATCTATTAAGGAGTGACTTTTTTGACATGTGGACTGGAA ATGTTAAGCTGCTGTTGGATTTCTTGAATCTGGTAAAACCTGGCAATATTGTTTTTCTTGCTTCTTTCGATGATCCAGCAACAAA GATGACTGATGAAGCAAGAACTCTTTTTAGTGAGCTTGGAAGCTCTTTAGTTCATAATGTGCAGTTTCGGGACAACTGGGTTTTTGTTGGAGCAAAACCAATTAAGGAGAAAAGTCCATTTGAACAG
- the LOC137380061 gene encoding protein FAM3C-like isoform X4 — MRITVLVRGVVVLFITGLTFFLASKIMDSSENLNDVKYSQDSKVKKPVCGMETPCPADQFSFRIISGAANVVGPTICFNNKILMSGILNNIGKGLNIAVVNASSGNLLRSDFFDMWTGNVKLLLDFLNLVKPGNIVFLASFDDPATKMTDEARTLFSELGSSLVHNVQFRDNWVFVGAKPIKEKSPFEQVGQP; from the exons ATGAGGATCACAG TTTTGGTACGTGGTGTAGTGGTGCTGTTCATCACTGGCCTGACGTTTTTCCTTGCAAGTAAAATCATGGATTCTTCAGAAAACCTGAATGATGTGAAATACTCCCAAG ATTCAAAAGTTAAGAAGCCCGTCTGTGGAATGGAAACACCTTGTCCTGCGGACCAGTTTTCATTTAGAATCATAAGCGGGGCAGCTAATGTTGTCGGACCCACCATTTGTTTTAATAATAAAAT ACTCATGAGTGGAATATTGAATAACATTGGAAAAGGATTAAACATTGCTGTGGTCAATG CTTCATCTGGCAATCTATTAAGGAGTGACTTTTTTGACATGTGGACTGGAA ATGTTAAGCTGCTGTTGGATTTCTTGAATCTGGTAAAACCTGGCAATATTGTTTTTCTTGCTTCTTTCGATGATCCAGCAACAAA GATGACTGATGAAGCAAGAACTCTTTTTAGTGAGCTTGGAAGCTCTTTAGTTCATAATGTGCAGTTTCGGGACAACTGGGTTTTTGTTGGAGCAAAACCAATTAAGGAGAAAAGTCCATTTGAACAG